In Telopea speciosissima isolate NSW1024214 ecotype Mountain lineage chromosome 10, Tspe_v1, whole genome shotgun sequence, the DNA window GACACACATGCGATGTATGCCAATACAAAAGAagttatttaattgaattagattctgaaatttgacacatggctaatctagaccatgtcctctATATCCAGTAATCAGAATGCACATATCATCTATCCACGTGGTAGAATAGATACTTTgtgacatttaaaaaaataacaaacttTTGTAAGAataaattttcttaaatttcatatttaaaaaaaaaaaaaaaactattttttcttattatcaaatgcattgaaaattttcatttgttttgcaAGTAAACCCTATCTTGGACATCAAGAAAAATAACTTTTCTACCAACTttacttccaagttccaatcaaagtttcttgttttcttcttttctcatttcACATCACTTCAATGAAAATCGTACATCTAATTCTTAAATTGTAAGAGAATATAGGTCTTAAGGGTTTCTTTAATTTAGGCACAAGGAAGACTAAAATAATCACTCAGGTATCTTTAGTTGGGTCCATGTGTTACTGTCGTGCACCCGTGTAGGCAATATTAAAAAGATTAAAGAATGAAGTGTGCTAGTTGGTGCATGAATGGTTTCACCTATAAATAACTATTATAGAAAtacctattaaaaaaaaccTATTATAGAAAGAGCCCACGAGTATACCAAGCCAAATTAAGCAATAACCTATAAAAAATTTTCGATGGTGTATGAATGCATTCAGTGTTTCCCTGCTCTTGTTAATTATAGAAGGGTAACGCatcatcccctggttttcaaacgaaactcagatcatcttctgatttttgaaaaaactcaaaccaCCTCCTCTATAGTAACAGtattagtctgctgttagttattggtgtgaaaatattattttacctttgtactaaaacatGAGAATTAAATGTACAATACTAtctttctttcatcttcaacattggtcaagggtagtttatggatttaaatttatgtaactagctgacatcatcacttaacagcataaaactaacgatagagattaatttgtcatattggggtctaaaccaggaagtgatttgagttttttcaaaaaccaaggggtgatctgagttttgtttaaaaaccaggggatgacgtgtaatttatccaatTATAGAATGTGTAGATCGGTGTTGCCGTCTCTAATTTAGAATAATTTATTAGTTGATCCTGAGTCTGCCACATcatgcttccttttttttttttaaagaaattgaaccggttcatgGAATCATCAAAAAAATCTGGACCAGATTGGTCTTTGTCCAACTCATTTTTGTTGTAGCAActcaggaaaaaaaacaaaggaagaatagaTTGAAGGGTGTCAATCAATTCAGTtcgatttttttgtttaattttgattCGATTCAGGATACAATATATAAAATcgaaaatcaaactaaaactgaataattttcataatttcataattgaaatcaaatcaaatcagtttggttttattcagttattttCATTTAGTTTGTATGTAGTCTTGGTAacggtttaaataaaattaaactattGAAACAAATAAAGTTAGAAAGTAAATTACAAACTCATGAGATAGAGTCTCATAATGTCAAATTTGGTACCTTTCAACCTTTTTTACAACTATAAACTAAAAAAACCCAGAGTAAGTAATTTCACATAACTTAACCCTTCAGTATAGCTtagattcaattttgatttgatttatatGGTTTACGCTTTTATTcgatttgatttggtttaaatcgatggttttatttaaaaccaaaacaaaactgAATATAATTTCATTTTCCTAAACCGATTCGATTCTATTTTAAATGTTCAGTTTTGGATCCGATTCTAAATTGACAAGCTTAAGCAGATTGACCAGTTTCAGTTTATCTGGGTCATATCTTGTGTGGAATTAAATCCCATTGATGATTGATCGGTTTCAATTCAATTAGTCCATCGCGTTCAAATTTTTAAAACTACATATATTTGGAGTGTTTGAATGACTCCTCTATAGGTGTATCTAAAACTTTATACTTTTTAATTGCcacttgtcttattctcaaaagatTATTAAGATAGAGAtataaaaagattttcaaaaataaattgaaagtgacaaatcattatgtcattatcaaaaggtgtcatCGTAATATACATTTTTCGAGCATGCCTATAAAATGACACTATCGCTCtcattagaaaagaaaaaaatgtatgtCAAACCAAAAAAGGACAAAAGgacaaaataagaaattaagattacaaatttcttgacaccttaagggtgtcaataagaaaatctcatatTTCAAACCCTCAAACTCCGGAAGGTGTAACAATATTACAGTAGTTATCAGGAAAACTATTTTGATGGAACCATACCATTAAGCATTTTCACACTGATGCGCATAAAAATGCCCCTCTAGTAAACAACCGATCGACACATGATAAAAGACTGGTTAAAAGAAGGAATTGGACCAAAGCTAGAAGGAACTGTTAGGACACGGATCCGTCAGGATTAGAGCTCTAAAAGGACTCAAACTTTGCACATGGAACCGACTCTCCACTGGAAGAGTTGTACTGGGACTCGAATTCTCCACCACTTGTGAGAAGATAGAGTATGCTCCCCAAATTGAGGGAGGCACGAGCCCCACTTCATCACGTACGAGGGGATTAACTAAATTCCCTAATGGCTCTTCCTCCAATCAGGATTCTACAACCAGCTCTGCAACCACCTATCCTTTATATAGTAAGGAAGGACCCAATTAAGGTACATTCATTCAACAACTAATAATCTCTCTATACTCCCTCATATTTACCGTTGCACaggtctgacttaggcatcgaagaatCTGCCGTCGGAGTCCACTCCGGAGCTCTCTTGTTCACTTCACTTTTTGTTGGTCGCCCACGTCTTCTGCTCAGATTAATTTATTTGTAAATTTGGTATAATTGTTTGTAATGCAATTAGCATTAATTGATGCACAAGTATTGTTGAGATGTAGAGAGTTATAGAACCCTAATCCCACATCCGTTTGTACAAATTTTTGGTGTCTTCATATACCAATCTAATGCCTTAAGATTCTAGGCTGAACCCACATCCGAATAAGTATTATATGTGTACTGTGATGTACTAATTAGTGAGATTAATTTCAATTCCTTGAATCATTCCTCCTTTATGGATATAAATATATTGGCTTTTCAATCGTAGACAAAACCATCATCTCCAtaggaattattaaaacatcTGTGCCACCAACAACCAAATAATGTGTTAGTATTGACTTATAAGCCAGGTAGGGCATGGTAACCTTGAAGATTGCCAACCACTAGGGCACTAGGGTCTTTTACTAAGAGTATAACCTATGCACGTGTGTTTATCCATGTAGCATACTAGCTCTAttgtaatgactaatgagtaactcataaaaaaaaaagtctcttAAATAGATTATCATCTAATACTTGATAAGTATGTGAATAATTAGTCATAATTGTCAAAATAACTTGACtcctaaaaaaaatagggaaaacgaAAGCTGCTTGGTCGCGTGAttcctgtgcctagacatagtAGCATGCAAATTTACTATCTCATCTCtttgaaataaaatataaaaaaaaaaaaaaaaaccatccatgttgatacccATGCTCAGTTGCTCATGCTGTCAGTGACTCCACGTTGGTGCAGAGACTACACAACCAAGCTGCGATCTCttacacaaaaaaatatatatattataaggaTTTAGGCGATGTTTTGATTGCACTTCTGTTATGTGAGAGTCAATTTTAGGTGAAATTGATTTTTCTTGATTCCACTTCATTAGAATGAGTTGTGAGAGTATAATGACACATTTAGTATATATCTATTTCAAGATCGAATCCAAATCATAAAAGATCAAGAACAACATTTGGAAACCCTATTACAGATCCTTTCTGCCATTACACTcaataatttcattttctttcaacTCAAGTAATTGTTACGTTTAATCTAATATACGGTTCAAGTTGTCCACACTTCAGTGAGGGGTGAAGCAGCTTCAACAAAAATggacgggggggggggggggttcactATTTTAGAATTTATCAAACATATGGACACCACATATATTCAAAAAATACTCCCTTATGTCTCCCTTAAATGATCAAAGAACATTTTTCAATCATAAAACAAAGCAATCTTTTCTCTAGTATGTAAAGGGGTTCTTTTCATTAGCAAAATCATGGCCGACCATGGCATCTCCAAAGAATACATATATACCTTCATCTTTAAAGTACCTGAGTTGCTAACTTTGACATTGGtagagatatatatatttaaattaGTATAATTTTTTATACTTTAACTTGGTGGAAAGCTTACATTTTCTCCACAACCTAATGATAGCAGACCAGACTCCATTTTTATGAAACTTAGAAACTTTAGggttttcaaagaaaaaattttGGGTGGGGTTGTCAGGTCCATTTACACGctcaaaccaccaacaaaaagaaaatagtatAAAAGATTTTGTGTCACCTAAAGAGGATAAAAGGAGGGTCTAAGGTGGAGTCCCTTTTTCCCAAAGGAACCCATGATGTAGTATGGATGGCATAGAGTGgggccctctctctctttctctctccttaagCAAGGTTCCAACATACACAATGCTTAAGGAAAGATACATTGACATGACCTAGAAGGACCCATGAGATTTTTGGTCGGGCATATTGGTTTTCCATTAAGACAATAGTAAATTATTCTCTTAACATTGATGTGTCTTATAAGAATCCATTTTCAATTTTGGAGTTTAGTAGCTAGCTAATTGTGTTCATAGTGATTAAGAAAAGCTAATGGTATTAGAATGAGATTCTATTTGCTAATGTTACTTAACAGCTGGAGAGTATGACTATGACAGAGATTGATTGTTGCCCTTGCTTGATGTAAATAATTAGGGTTCATTGATGATCATCATAGTACACGATTTGAATGATAGCGCTTTGATCAGTTTCAATATTAGATCCATGGTTTGGATTAGTAAAATTAGGCGAGTTTAATTTTCAATCAAAATTAGAGAGAAGATAAGGCTACTTGACACAATTAACataattattattagggaaaaagatctctacttggtgctGTTTTCTACGCCTTCTCACAAGGCACCATGAACTGACACATCTGCCCCTTAGGTAGATACCCAAGCGTGCTCCCCCtttggcccagacgcttgtaTAGAGACCATGCGATCAAATAGAGATTTCTTACCCTTAGTATTATTATTCTAGAAAAAGCGGCATCATGTACAAACTAATTGATTGAATTTAAATTTAATCAACTATggataaataagagaaaaatatctctacttggtggtgtttcctacaccctctcataggataccgtgagatgatgcctctaccCCCTGTGTAGATACCCAGGCGTTGGCACCTATTGGCCCAAACgattgtgtagagaccatgcgaccaagtagagatctctttcccaataaataattatctctctctctctatatattaCCATatgatttggaaaaaaaaatatatgatggATAAATTAAATTTATAGGTTTAAAATGAAACATATGACTCAGATAGGGGACCATAGTGAGACTTAGTTGATTGGTATCTAGGTGAAATAGGAATAAGTTAGGGagatatcttttttttaatgagaaaagaaaaaaattaaattaactaaAGAGAAAGATTAAATCAGGACCATAATAAGCTAAGAAGAAACCTTGATTTAGGGAGGAAAGGCAAAAGCTTAAGCTGAATACTAGGCAAAAGCACATGGTTTAGAGCAAGAGAACTTTCCGCATAGGTTCAAACATCAAGTTGTCAAAAACCACACTACCTCCTCCCCCCacctaaaataaaatttaaaaaaaaaaaatactctctctctctctccaatatTTTTATGTGATTGAGGGATTAAAGAatctttttcccctttgtttttaagctctctctctctccaatacTTTTATCTAATTGAGGGTTCAAaaaatcttttcccttttattttttaaggacTAAAGCATCCCACAATATTAGAATAAGAAACTGCACCAATGAGAGAGTGGGAAACAGATTCGTTCAGTAGGGAGTCACATTTTGCCTATACAGAGTATATTGATGTAGGTCTAATGACTCAATATATGAGAAGGCATGGAAAGGAATCCCCATTCCGGCATCGTGGgaattttttctcatttttttttattttaagaaaggACAACATGTCTTTTGAAAATGGGTATATAAAGTAATATATCTTTGTATGGGCCAAATTGTAGACATTATTACCAATTTGATATTCAAAATAATGTCCCCGTGTGGAAGACCTAAAATTGGATCTTAGTATCTTTAGATAGAGCAAAAATATACCAATCATCAGATGCCATTGTGGCAAGTTCCTTGATGACTCTCTAAGAAACTTGAGACCTATTATGTCCAACCAAAGTTCTTGGCTAGACCATTTAAATAGGTCCGATGAAATTATATTTTTCATAACCATACCAAAAGGATAATCTTATGTATCAAAAATTACATGCAAATTAATGGAAACTATTTTTTCCGTCTAACACATGGAACCCTAACAATCCCCCCCTTCCATGCGGGATCTATTGAGATCACACTCGGTTCCCATGCTCTGACTTTATCCCGAGTTTGGCTCTGTCACAATTTGACTCTGATTCCACTCTGTCCTCAAAAGCTAGTTGTTAAGGAGAGGGTGTTCAACTACATATAAACCTCTCACATTCCtcattcatatccgatgtgagactattttTTTCGCCTACCACATGATGCTTGttcaaaaatcataaatcattGAACATCTCAACTTATTCCAATACACTAAATCTATCCAACACATTTTGCATCCATTATTAGTTAGGGTTGGCAATggatcttttttgttttgaaaaattatgTATATGTATGCATGCTTTAACCTGATAAGAGTCCAAAACTgattaaaaatgtatttttttcattattttgagTACAATCGAATCAAACCTAAATCTGACTGAAATCGAAATTAAGCTGATAAgaacccaaaatcaaaccaaaccaaaattttctcaattaatttggtttcggattcaccaGTACCACCTCAAAACCGATTCAGCCCGAACCAAACGATTGGCACATTTGCATGTTCCACCTTGGAAGAACCCAAAATTAAGTCCTTGTTCGATATCTAGAATCCTAATTGTTAGTTAATGAAAATTCAGTCAAACCTAATTGAGTTGAAGAGGGAATGTTCAACTATTTATTTTGGGTGAAATGGATTCATTACTATCTGTCCCAAACAAATAGTGGATCTCTTTAGTTGGATTTTGGAGTTTTCTACTTTAGCTTTTTGTCATTGTGATATATGAACGatgtaaagaaaagaaaagcacaaAATTGAATGGTGAATTGGTATCCAATACATAACTGACACAAGTAATGATAAGGAAGCCATTAAGGCACAACTCTAACTCTATTCATCAACTTTTGTACTTTCATATTCATATAagatggaaggaaaaaaaaacacttggtAGGGTtttggtaagggtgtcaattggtcggcTCCATCGTGTTGAATCGGTTTTGGTTTATTATTGAACCAATCCAAATCCATATTGTTAAGGAAGTTTCGGTTTTCGGCTGATTTCAGTTTTGGTCCGATTTCTTATCATTATATTTTGGTTATTAATTTGTAATCGAGTTATTATCCGGTTTGATCCGctttaattttgtttcattttacatataaacaaaaggaaatcaATGGAAAAATTctgggttttttgggttttgtaccGGTCCGGACTTGATCTTTATCGGGTTCAGTCCACTTTTCAGTTTCAGTCGGTGCATTCGATCAGtccagtttggttttgatttctagCGATTTTtataaaaccccaacccaaaaccaaaccgataagGGTTCGCTTAGATTCGGTCATGGCCGAATCGATCACTTTCGATTGATTGGTCCCTAACCCAAAATAATTTATAAGGAGATTTAAGTCAATACATGTTGTACTAAGAATACTTAATAACCAAACTGTAATGAGAAAACATTACTAAATTCTTCAACAATTCCCACTCAAACAACCAAGTACTAAGTTCTTACCCATTTACCTAACACATTTTAATTTGCAAGCTAACATCATCATCTTTGCCTTTTAATTACAGCATAAGATTAGATAGATAACCCCATTTACCTTCAAATCTTCTCTCACAAATCACAATCTTTAATCATAATTAGTTAATGCAGACCAATCCAAATGGTTTAACTGATTTAATCATTCTTatttagtatatatatatttttatgtacCTCGAGAGAAGGAAAGACAAAAATAATTACCAATTACACTAAGAAGAGTATAATAAGTTCAAAatcttagggtgtgtttggaactttggattgttaaaaaatagaaaagaaaataatgggtTTTGCCAACAAACCTCTTAACCCACCCTCACAATATACACGTTCGAGTACACACTTTTgtctctttcatctctctctcatatcATATCTTACTATATCTTACACGTGTGTATCATTCCTTCATTTGCCCTAACCAACTCAACAGAACAACTACAAGTCTACAACACATAAGACAAAAGCAAACACTGTTCGTGTTACTGTACTATTTATGATACACAACTTAATTCATCTGAATCGTACAATTCACTTTACTTTTTATAGATAATCAAGACCGTCAGATATGATTGTGGGCCCCACTTAGAAAGTGGGGTATATATGCTTTTAAAACAATAGTATTGATATGTTGGCTAACGACGAAACAGATCGAAACTTCTCCATTAAAAAAGCGAAGctttaaaatgcaaaaaaaaaaaaaaaaaaggcgaaaagattaaattaaacaaaaatgaaatcaaCCCCTGAGCTCCGAATCTCCTCAAAAGCAaacctttctttcctctttctctctcaactcTCGAAGTTCTTCTCTCCAGCTCTCCCcgcccttcttctctctccgtctttctctgtctctgtctctctctgtgtaATGATGGAGAAGACGTCGCCGGAGCTAGACTTAGACAATCTGAGGGCGATCAGGGTTCTTGGAAGTGGAGCCATGGGCACTGTGTTCTTGGTTCACGATCAAACCACAGACCCATCTGCCTCTTCACCTTTCGCCTTAAAAGTGGTGGAGAAATCAACCCTTTACGGCAAATTCGAGGGTGATCGACGAGCAAGATGGGAGGTTTCCGTTCTATCTCGCCTGAACCACTCTTTCCTTCCAAATCTTCTCGGCACTCTCGAGACTGATGAGTACATGGCTTGGGCGGTTCCGTACTGTCCCGGCGGCGATCTTAACGTCCTCCGCTACCATCAAACAGACCGTGTCTTCTCCTCCTCCGCCATCCGCTTCTACGTCGCTGAAATCGTATGTGCACTCGAGTATCTACACCGTATGAACATCGTATACCGTGATCTCAAGCCGGAGAATGTCCTCATTCAACAATCCGGCCACATCACCCTCACCGACTTCGACCTCACTCGAACTCTCAAACCCAGACCGGCCGGCTGGGTCTCCGAACCGGAAGTGCTTGATCTTGCAGCGGCGAAGGATAAACCGAAACACCGCAGGAACCTAACCCGGCTCATATCGGTCGTATCGGAGAAAGGTGGGTTGACGAAAGTGAAGTCTGCGCGTGTCTCTCCGGTGAGTCGAAAGAAACCGAGTTTCTCCAACGGGGAACGTTCCAACTCGTTCGTGGGTACGGAAGAGTACGTATCACCCGAGGTAGTACGTGGAGAAGGACACGAGTTCGCCGTCGATTGGTGGGCTTTGGGAATTTTAACGTACGAGATGATGTATGGTTCGACGCCGTTTCGGGGGAAGAACCGAAAGGAAACGTTTCGGAACGTTTTGATCAAGCCCCCGGAGTTCGTAGGTAAACGGACGGTTCTCATGGATTTGATCGAACGGTTGTTAGAGAAGGACCCCACACGAAGGCTCGGGTACAATGAAGGAGCAGTGGAGATTAAAAGGCATCCTTTCTTTAATGGGTTGAGATGGGATTTGCTGACGGAGGTGTTACGACCGCCGTTTCTGGCGTTAAAAGACGAAGATGAGACTTTCACGGAGAAAATTAAGGGTGGTGGGACAGATATTAGAGAGTACTTTCAGAATCTAAAGGCTCCGCCGTCAGTTCCTCCGTCACCGTTACCGTCGCCGTCATCTGAATACCGGGTAAACGTTTCGTTGACGGAATTCTGACTAGCTAGTCTCTCTCACAAGTGTAATTACTTTATAGCCTACGAAAGAAAGTTACTTTCGCCGTTTGTACATACAGAGAAAAGACAAATCATATACCTGATAATGACGTTAGAAGAAAGGAACTTTGTATTGTTTAAAGCTAATTTTCATTAAAGCTATTGTACTTTAAAGAGTAATTACCCGGTACGCCGGTGGTGTATAATCGTTGGCTTGTTGTGCACGAAGGCCCCGAAGTGTTCAACGGTGTAGATCTAAAATAGTGGTACTTGGGAAGTGCACGTACGCCTTGCCTTTTACGGCAATtcattcccttcttttttttcactctAGGTCGAGAGATGATTAGCCGTCCGATTAGTGAATTTTCAATGAATCTGACGGTGGAAAAATGCACTTTTGAGCTCAAAGTGAAATCATGAAAAGGTGTAGATGATCCAACAGTTATGATTTCACACGGTGGGTTTGGCTATGATATCAGTTTCCACTAAGAAGGAAGAAATGTGAGTTTACCTCAAAAGGATGAAAAGGGGgtagaagggaagggaagggaagggagcgTTATAACCAATAGCCATGATTCAGTGTATCTCGCCCCTTCCTAGATTCCCGTGAAATCTAGTGTTGTGCCTTTCAATGTTGGATTTGAATCCAGAGGAAATTCTCATGCATCTGTATTTGCTCAAATCCGCCCCTGGTTTTAGGGCCTAGATCAGGTCTGAAAAACTTTGAGGTAACTCACATGGAAGTTCGGAGTAACATTTTCTGCAGTGTCTTAATCTTGTGGTGTCTTGTAGTTCGGGTCTAAGAGTTCAACATATGGAAGATGCAACATCTAATGGTGCCAAactcgagaaaaaaaaaaaaatgagtcaATCGAGCTCACactgttggatgaagcatcttttACATATCGAACTCTCAAGCCCAAACTGCATGCcgaggattttaatccaattaGCTCCTTGTATATGGCATGTAACGACTCTTTACAAGGCTTTGTGATAATGTATCCTTTTTTTCTACAAATACCCTTTACAATACTCTTAATGGCAATACAGAGAGGTATCTATGAAAACAGAAGGACACATGTTGTCGAGAAACCATATGTAAAAGCCTTCTTAATTGAGGATACGGACACATGGTTTTTAGGTTACATGGAGGGAATATTGTGGTTAATCGAAATCCATGGACCATAAAGAGTTATTTGAGAGTTCGGATCATCTATGTATGCGATCGGATGTTGATCATTCGATTATGTTTCATTCATTGTACATCGGTGCATGCGATCTATCTTGGGTgtgggtgtcaataaagccgcTGGGATGTTGATACATATTCCATAGgtatatatatactatatatatatatatatatatatatatatatatatgtactaaTATAATACTTGACAAAAAAGGTTAAGAGATAGAGATAATAATTCATAAAAGAGTAGATTATTTATGATTGTTATTTAAGCCCTATGTTCGGCTATGAGGGATAGGTACAATTGTAGGAGTTTATACACACGTCTTTTACATATTTATTATGCCCAGGGTGTCTATGTATACAAAACTGGTTTGACTGGACGGTGCGAGGGATCTAGTCTCGTTCCTTGGGTGGTCATATGGTAAAAATTTATAGTCCAAGTCAACCATATGGCATTTTGTTGGCTTTTTTTCTACAAGTATTTTTTGTTATCTCTTTTTTgacatttcaaattttcaatatcGCTGAATCTCTTTTTATGATGTttaccagaaaaagaaaagaaaaactcttTTTATGACATGGCAAACTTGTAATTTAGTCACCTAGAGAGTCTAGGAAGTCAAACGAACCATTAGTTTGACAGGTCACTCTCTTGGTTTACTTACAATGTCAAATGTTACTGTCAAcccgtttaccaaaaaaaaataaaaaatttactgTCAACCTCAACCATAAGGCaattttttattagattttCCCATGTATTTTTAACCTTT includes these proteins:
- the LOC122641521 gene encoding serine/threonine-protein kinase UCNL-like, translated to MKSTPELRISSKANLSFLFLSQLSKFFSPALPALLLSPSFSVSVSLCVMMEKTSPELDLDNLRAIRVLGSGAMGTVFLVHDQTTDPSASSPFALKVVEKSTLYGKFEGDRRARWEVSVLSRLNHSFLPNLLGTLETDEYMAWAVPYCPGGDLNVLRYHQTDRVFSSSAIRFYVAEIVCALEYLHRMNIVYRDLKPENVLIQQSGHITLTDFDLTRTLKPRPAGWVSEPEVLDLAAAKDKPKHRRNLTRLISVVSEKGGLTKVKSARVSPVSRKKPSFSNGERSNSFVGTEEYVSPEVVRGEGHEFAVDWWALGILTYEMMYGSTPFRGKNRKETFRNVLIKPPEFVGKRTVLMDLIERLLEKDPTRRLGYNEGAVEIKRHPFFNGLRWDLLTEVLRPPFLALKDEDETFTEKIKGGGTDIREYFQNLKAPPSVPPSPLPSPSSEYRVNVSLTEF